A stretch of Bacillus pseudomycoides DNA encodes these proteins:
- a CDS encoding class I SAM-dependent methyltransferase, with product MSQTVETLFSIFDSSTVILRKELDVTYLEALVETGDNLFEGAILQEELSESTIERLNREYSKFNEEKYKGEEIRKAFQLAILKGMKEGVQANHEMTPDAVGMFMSYLLHKFMKDQKEIVVLDPAIGTGNLMTTIFNGAQEGTTISGFGVDVDDLLVRLALVNANLQKQAIEFFNQDGLAPLYIDPVDAVVCDVPVGFYPNEIGASEYTLKADEGMSYAHHLFIEQSVKHTKEGGYLFFLVPNFIFESDQAPKLHAFIKETSFIQGLLQLPVSMFKNEKNAKSIFVLQKKGPNVTMPKQALLVDLPKFSKMKAMENIMDQLNTWFATHKS from the coding sequence GTGAGTCAGACAGTAGAAACATTATTTTCTATTTTTGATTCTTCTACCGTAATTTTACGTAAAGAATTGGATGTAACATATTTAGAAGCGCTTGTGGAAACAGGAGATAACTTGTTTGAAGGAGCGATTCTGCAAGAGGAATTATCTGAATCAACAATTGAACGATTGAATCGTGAATATAGTAAGTTTAATGAAGAAAAATATAAAGGCGAGGAAATTCGCAAAGCATTTCAACTTGCCATTTTAAAAGGAATGAAAGAGGGCGTGCAAGCCAATCACGAAATGACGCCTGATGCAGTTGGAATGTTTATGAGCTACTTATTGCATAAATTTATGAAAGATCAAAAAGAAATCGTTGTTTTAGATCCTGCTATTGGCACAGGGAACTTAATGACGACAATTTTTAATGGTGCTCAAGAAGGTACAACGATAAGCGGATTTGGTGTAGATGTGGATGATTTACTTGTTAGACTTGCTTTAGTGAATGCGAATTTACAAAAGCAAGCAATCGAGTTCTTCAATCAAGATGGACTAGCACCGCTTTATATTGACCCAGTAGACGCAGTTGTTTGTGATGTACCAGTTGGATTTTATCCAAACGAAATTGGAGCAAGTGAATATACTTTAAAAGCAGATGAAGGAATGTCTTATGCACATCACTTATTTATTGAACAAAGTGTGAAACATACAAAAGAAGGAGGCTATTTATTCTTCTTAGTACCAAACTTTATCTTTGAAAGTGATCAAGCGCCAAAATTACATGCATTTATTAAAGAAACAAGCTTTATTCAAGGACTATTACAGCTTCCTGTTTCCATGTTTAAAAACGAGAAAAATGCAAAAAGTATATTTGTTCTCCAAAAGAAAGGTCCAAATGTAACAATGCCGAAACAAGCGTTGTTAGTAGATTTGCCTAAATTTTCCAAAATGAAGGCGATGGAGAATATTATGGATCAATTAAATACTTGGTTTGCAACTCATAAATCGTAA
- the tpx gene encoding thiol peroxidase, whose protein sequence is MANVTFKGNPITLVGTEVKVGDQAPNFQVLANDLSPVSLETYKGEVKLISVVPSIDTGVCDAQTRRFNQDAAGIENTKVLTISVDLPFAQKRWCAANGLENVATLSDHRDLSFGEAYGVVMQELRLLARAVFVVDSNDKVVYVEYVSEGTSHPNYEAALEAAKAAK, encoded by the coding sequence GTGGCAAACGTAACTTTTAAAGGTAACCCAATTACTTTAGTTGGAACAGAAGTTAAAGTTGGCGATCAAGCGCCAAACTTCCAAGTGCTAGCAAATGACTTATCTCCAGTAAGTTTAGAAACATACAAAGGTGAAGTGAAATTAATTAGTGTTGTACCATCTATCGACACAGGTGTATGTGATGCACAAACTCGTCGTTTTAACCAAGATGCAGCTGGTATTGAAAACACGAAAGTATTAACAATTAGTGTTGACTTACCATTCGCTCAAAAACGCTGGTGTGCAGCGAACGGCTTAGAAAACGTAGCAACACTTTCTGACCACCGTGACCTTTCATTCGGTGAAGCTTATGGCGTAGTAATGCAAGAGCTTCGTTTACTTGCTCGTGCAGTATTCGTAGTAGACAGCAACGACAAAGTAGTTTACGTAGAATACGTAAGCGAAGGTACAAGCCATCCAAATTACGAAGCAGCATTAGAAGCAGCAAAAGCTGCTAAGTAA
- the ytfJ gene encoding GerW family sporulation protein, whose amino-acid sequence MDHPIQGLMTTAMQHLKQMTDVNTIIGDPIKAADGSVILTVSKVSFGFAAGGSEFGKVESSGRHPFGGGSGGGVSINPVAFLVINGEGVKVLHLDKQTHVIDKIIELAPQAVDKVKEMMEKRKGDEPEFEI is encoded by the coding sequence ATGGATCATCCAATTCAAGGGTTAATGACAACTGCAATGCAGCATTTAAAACAAATGACTGATGTAAATACAATTATTGGCGACCCAATTAAAGCAGCTGATGGAAGCGTCATTTTAACAGTTTCTAAAGTGAGTTTTGGGTTTGCTGCTGGTGGGAGCGAGTTTGGAAAGGTAGAAAGTTCTGGCCGTCATCCATTTGGAGGAGGGAGTGGTGGTGGTGTTTCCATTAACCCAGTCGCTTTTCTCGTTATAAATGGAGAAGGGGTAAAAGTACTACATTTAGATAAACAAACACATGTCATTGATAAAATCATTGAGTTAGCACCACAAGCTGTTGACAAAGTGAAGGAAATGATGGAGAAGCGAAAAGGCGATGAACCGGAATTTGAAATCTAG
- a CDS encoding DUF2953 domain-containing protein — protein sequence MVRMKWLVIGVGILLLLILLILLSKISLKVTFLYSEIEKQCLFQVKIWMIRYTFDVLERMEKQQKKTEQKIEKAENDGGIENKIMAQLDSIGELIKKLQEIHTIIKGFLKKVKINKWRWHSQIGTGDAASTGIVTGYAWGIKGMTAGALGQYTHVIDVPEFEITPVFQGKGFASRCELTASFRIYRAVVIGVKLLMFMRKQRSGIAEKSVQA from the coding sequence ATGGTACGAATGAAGTGGCTTGTAATTGGAGTTGGAATTCTTCTCTTGCTCATTTTACTTATACTATTGTCAAAAATATCGCTGAAAGTGACATTTTTATATTCAGAAATAGAGAAACAATGTTTATTTCAAGTGAAGATATGGATGATTCGATATACATTTGATGTGCTGGAAAGAATGGAAAAACAGCAAAAAAAGACCGAACAAAAAATCGAAAAGGCAGAGAACGATGGCGGTATAGAAAATAAAATTATGGCGCAACTTGATAGTATTGGGGAACTGATAAAAAAGCTTCAAGAAATCCATACTATCATTAAAGGTTTTCTTAAAAAAGTGAAAATCAATAAGTGGAGATGGCATTCACAAATTGGAACTGGGGATGCAGCTAGTACTGGCATTGTTACTGGATATGCATGGGGAATAAAAGGAATGACTGCGGGGGCCTTGGGACAATATACACATGTTATCGATGTACCGGAGTTTGAGATTACGCCTGTATTTCAAGGGAAGGGATTTGCATCAAGATGTGAATTAACGGCTTCTTTTCGTATATATCGAGCTGTAGTGATAGGAGTTAAGTTACTCATGTTCATGAGAAAGCAAAGATCTGGTATAGCAGAAAAATCTGTTCAAGCATAG
- a CDS encoding NAD kinase: MADRRNLFFFYGDDKTTLVEKMKPIYRILEENGFTILDHPKNANAIVSVGDDGTFLQAVRKTGFREDCLYAGISTKDEISFYCDFHIDHVDTALQEITQNEIEVRKYPTIQIDVDHGTSFYCLNEFSLRSSIIKTFVVDVHVDDLYFETFRGDGLVISTPTGSTAYNKSLHGAVVDPLIPCFQISELASLNNNTYRTLGSPFILNHERTLTLKLIPDGNDYPVIGMDNEALSIKQVEKAVVRLSDKQIKTVKLKNNSFWEKVQRTFL, encoded by the coding sequence ATGGCAGATCGTCGCAATTTATTTTTCTTTTATGGTGATGACAAAACAACACTTGTCGAAAAAATGAAGCCTATATATCGTATTTTAGAGGAAAATGGATTTACCATATTAGATCATCCAAAAAATGCAAACGCTATCGTCAGTGTCGGAGATGACGGAACCTTCTTACAAGCTGTTCGTAAAACAGGCTTTAGAGAAGATTGCTTATATGCAGGTATTTCTACGAAAGATGAAATTTCTTTCTACTGTGATTTCCATATTGACCATGTCGATACAGCCCTTCAAGAAATTACACAAAATGAAATTGAAGTGCGAAAATATCCAACAATTCAAATAGATGTTGATCATGGCACATCTTTCTATTGTTTAAACGAGTTTTCTTTACGCTCTAGCATTATTAAAACATTTGTAGTAGATGTGCATGTTGATGATTTATACTTTGAAACATTTAGAGGAGACGGTTTAGTTATTTCTACCCCGACAGGAAGTACAGCTTATAACAAATCATTGCATGGGGCGGTTGTTGATCCACTCATTCCATGCTTCCAAATAAGCGAACTCGCTTCTTTAAATAACAACACATACCGTACACTTGGATCACCATTTATTTTGAACCACGAGCGTACGTTAACATTAAAACTTATTCCAGACGGTAATGATTATCCTGTTATCGGCATGGATAACGAAGCGCTTAGCATTAAACAAGTTGAAAAAGCAGTTGTACGTTTAAGTGATAAACAAATTAAAACAGTAAAACTAAAAAACAACTCGTTCTGGGAAAAAGTACAGAGAACGTTTTTATAA
- a CDS encoding amidohydrolase translates to MGEIWHGGNIYTMREENETVEAVYIDNGMIIDVGNKKELESRYPFVKLHDLEGKTMIPGLVDSHMHLIGYGERLLRLDLSACTSYQEMLLLVRERVNEVAKGIWIIGEGWNENNFTDTKSVHIRDLDAISKEHPILLKRVCRHVTWVNSYILEKANIKAEMPDPKGGKIGRGLGGELTGLLYEQAQDLIKHVQPEIDAVYLQTALQTAIQDCWQYGLVGGHTEDLNYYGGFKKTYNAFSHVIKDMPFKAHLLVHHVVANERSEYENQHYIEFGAMKIFSDGSFGGRTALLSEPYEDAKETNGVVIFSREELAELVKKARNLHMPVAIHTIGDLSLEYVIDALELYPPAEGLRDRIIHCQLAREELVERMKSLSAIIDIQPVFVSSDFPSVVEKLGERRLRYAYAWNTLLRAGLHCSGGSDAPIEQVNPFLGMYSAVTRRSFIDGTCYIPEERLSVFEAVSLFTTGSAYAIGKENKRGKIVKGYEADFIIIDRDIFEVKAEEIKNIQVEMTVIDGQVVYQK, encoded by the coding sequence ATGGGAGAGATTTGGCATGGTGGAAATATTTATACGATGAGAGAAGAAAATGAAACAGTGGAAGCTGTTTATATTGATAATGGAATGATTATCGATGTAGGAAATAAAAAGGAGTTAGAAAGTCGGTATCCATTTGTAAAGTTACATGATTTAGAAGGAAAAACGATGATTCCAGGTCTTGTAGATAGTCATATGCATCTTATTGGGTATGGGGAAAGGTTACTTCGATTAGATTTGTCTGCATGCACTTCGTATCAGGAAATGCTCCTGCTCGTCAGAGAGCGAGTGAATGAAGTGGCAAAAGGTATATGGATTATTGGTGAAGGTTGGAACGAAAATAATTTCACAGATACGAAAAGCGTCCATATCCGTGATTTAGATGCGATTTCGAAAGAACATCCTATCTTATTAAAACGTGTTTGCCGACATGTTACGTGGGTGAATTCTTACATACTAGAAAAAGCGAATATAAAAGCTGAAATGCCAGATCCAAAAGGTGGGAAAATTGGTCGTGGATTAGGAGGAGAATTAACAGGCTTATTGTATGAACAGGCGCAAGATTTAATTAAGCATGTGCAGCCGGAAATTGATGCGGTTTATTTACAAACAGCCCTGCAAACAGCCATTCAAGATTGTTGGCAGTATGGATTAGTAGGTGGACATACGGAAGATTTAAATTATTACGGTGGTTTTAAAAAAACGTATAATGCGTTTTCTCATGTGATAAAAGATATGCCATTCAAAGCCCATTTACTTGTACATCATGTAGTAGCAAATGAACGAAGCGAATATGAGAATCAGCATTATATTGAATTTGGTGCGATGAAAATCTTTTCAGACGGTTCGTTTGGTGGACGAACAGCATTATTGAGCGAGCCATATGAAGATGCAAAGGAAACAAATGGCGTGGTAATCTTTTCTCGGGAAGAATTGGCCGAACTAGTGAAAAAAGCACGTAATTTACATATGCCAGTTGCGATTCATACAATTGGTGATCTGTCTCTTGAATATGTAATTGATGCACTGGAGTTATATCCACCGGCAGAGGGACTGCGTGATCGTATTATTCATTGCCAGCTTGCGCGCGAAGAGTTAGTTGAGCGGATGAAGTCCTTGTCGGCTATCATTGATATTCAGCCTGTATTCGTCTCGTCTGATTTTCCATCAGTCGTTGAAAAGTTAGGGGAGCGTCGTCTTCGTTATGCGTACGCTTGGAACACATTACTCAGGGCCGGATTACATTGTTCAGGTGGATCAGATGCACCAATTGAACAAGTAAATCCGTTTTTAGGAATGTATAGCGCAGTAACGAGGAGAAGCTTTATTGATGGGACATGTTACATACCTGAAGAGAGGTTATCTGTATTTGAAGCTGTTTCTTTATTTACGACTGGAAGTGCCTATGCGATTGGAAAAGAAAACAAGCGTGGTAAAATTGTAAAAGGATATGAAGCAGATTTCATCATCATAGATCGTGATATATTTGAAGTTAAAGCAGAGGAAATAAAAAATATACAAGTTGAGATGACCGTAATTGACGGCCAAGTTGTCTACCAAAAATAA
- a CDS encoding VOC family protein: MILGINPYLVLDGSGQEAVKFYEHALDAKVEIIQTFGEMPETPEFTVPDEVKDRVLHAHLKVGNTDLMISDTFPGKPHEIGSQVTIAIRLSDAEKAKEVFGKLQDGGEVIMPIQETFWSPAYGQVKDKFDIEWQISTVPQN; the protein is encoded by the coding sequence ATGATTTTAGGTATTAACCCGTATTTAGTTTTGGATGGTAGTGGACAAGAGGCAGTGAAGTTTTATGAACATGCATTAGATGCAAAGGTTGAAATCATTCAAACATTTGGAGAAATGCCTGAAACTCCAGAGTTCACTGTTCCGGATGAAGTAAAAGACCGCGTTTTACATGCACATTTAAAAGTAGGTAATACAGACCTTATGATTTCAGATACATTCCCGGGTAAACCACACGAAATTGGATCGCAAGTAACGATAGCGATCAGATTAAGCGATGCAGAGAAGGCAAAAGAAGTATTTGGAAAATTACAAGATGGCGGTGAAGTAATCATGCCAATTCAAGAAACTTTCTGGAGCCCGGCGTATGGACAAGTAAAAGATAAATTTGATATAGAATGGCAAATTTCAACGGTTCCTCAAAATTAA
- the mbcS gene encoding acyl-CoA synthetase MbcS, whose amino-acid sequence MNREELLAPPSYNLVAEIEKYTNEKEKLALIWQDDEGNRREVTYLELIKGANRIGNAFIKSDLQKGDKLLIMMPRLIEAYMTYIAAIKAGFVVIPSSEMLRKKDIEYRIQHGEVKAIVSYEPYIEQFEDVEMMESLQKFVLSEQSVDGWINLKDALETESDELAIAKTDREDMVFLSYTSGTTGNPKGVVHTHAWGYAHLRTSAPNWLGIEGNDVVWATASPGWQKWIWSPFLATLGSGATGFVYHGKFEPKTYLQLLDDNKVNVLCCTPTEYRLMAKVENLQEYNLEALHSAVSAGEPLNREVIETFQNHFNVTVRDGYGQTENTLLVGVMKGMEIRPGSMGKPTPGNHVDIVNEEGQPVSIGEVGDIAVHIETPALFKQYYKDDERTAMQFRGDYYITGDKAKKDEDGYFWFEGRGDDIIISSGYTIGPFEVEDALVKHPYVRECAVVASPDEIRGSVVKAFIVLRDNVQETEETLIPILQEHVKELTAPYKYPRKIEFLDELPKTISGKIRRVELRKQEMGLASK is encoded by the coding sequence ATGAATAGAGAAGAATTATTAGCGCCGCCGTCTTATAACTTAGTTGCAGAGATTGAGAAATATACAAATGAAAAAGAGAAACTTGCTTTAATTTGGCAAGATGATGAAGGAAATAGACGTGAGGTTACATATCTTGAATTAATAAAAGGCGCGAATAGAATTGGAAACGCTTTTATAAAGAGTGATTTGCAAAAAGGGGACAAGCTTCTCATTATGATGCCCCGCTTAATTGAAGCGTATATGACGTATATTGCCGCAATTAAAGCAGGATTTGTGGTCATTCCAAGTTCAGAAATGCTTCGCAAAAAAGATATTGAATATCGCATTCAGCACGGAGAAGTAAAGGCAATTGTCAGTTATGAACCGTATATCGAACAGTTTGAAGATGTAGAGATGATGGAGTCTCTTCAAAAATTCGTGCTGAGCGAGCAGTCAGTAGACGGATGGATTAATTTAAAAGACGCTTTAGAAACAGAAAGTGATGAATTAGCAATCGCAAAGACAGACCGAGAAGATATGGTCTTTTTATCCTATACATCTGGGACAACGGGAAATCCGAAGGGGGTAGTTCATACACATGCCTGGGGCTACGCACATTTGCGTACAAGTGCTCCGAATTGGCTTGGAATAGAAGGGAATGATGTTGTATGGGCAACGGCTAGTCCAGGTTGGCAAAAATGGATTTGGAGTCCTTTTTTAGCGACGCTTGGTTCAGGAGCAACAGGGTTTGTATATCACGGTAAATTTGAACCGAAAACATATTTGCAGTTATTAGATGATAATAAAGTGAATGTGCTTTGTTGTACACCGACAGAGTATCGCTTAATGGCAAAAGTAGAGAACTTGCAGGAGTATAATTTGGAAGCGTTACATAGTGCGGTATCAGCAGGAGAACCGCTAAACCGAGAGGTAATTGAAACATTCCAAAATCATTTTAATGTGACAGTTAGAGATGGCTATGGCCAAACAGAAAATACATTACTTGTTGGCGTCATGAAAGGAATGGAAATTAGACCGGGATCTATGGGGAAACCAACGCCAGGTAATCATGTAGATATCGTAAATGAAGAAGGACAACCTGTATCCATAGGAGAAGTAGGAGATATTGCCGTTCATATTGAAACACCTGCACTTTTTAAACAATATTATAAAGATGATGAACGTACAGCGATGCAATTCCGTGGCGATTACTATATTACAGGTGATAAAGCGAAAAAAGATGAAGACGGTTATTTTTGGTTTGAGGGCCGCGGGGATGATATTATTATTAGCTCCGGTTATACAATTGGACCATTTGAAGTAGAAGATGCACTTGTGAAACACCCGTATGTAAGAGAGTGTGCGGTTGTCGCAAGCCCGGATGAAATTCGCGGAAGTGTCGTGAAGGCATTTATTGTTTTAAGAGACAACGTACAAGAAACTGAAGAAACATTGATTCCTATACTCCAAGAACATGTCAAAGAATTAACAGCACCATATAAATATCCTCGTAAAATTGAATTTTTAGATGAACTACCAAAAACAATTTCTGGAAAAATCCGCCGCGTTGAACTAAGAAAACAAGAAATGGGGCTTGCGTCAAAGTAA
- a CDS encoding alpha/beta-type small acid-soluble spore protein, which translates to MARSTNKLAVPGAESALDQMKYEIAQEFGVQLGADSTSRANGSVGGEITKRLVSLAEQQLGGFHK; encoded by the coding sequence ATGGCACGAAGCACAAATAAATTAGCGGTTCCTGGTGCTGAATCAGCATTAGACCAAATGAAATACGAAATCGCTCAAGAGTTCGGTGTTCAACTTGGAGCTGATTCAACATCTCGCGCTAACGGATCTGTTGGTGGCGAAATTACAAAACGTCTAGTTTCACTAGCTGAACAACAATTAGGCGGTTTCCACAAATAA
- the thiI gene encoding tRNA uracil 4-sulfurtransferase ThiI yields the protein MMKYEYILVRYGEMTTKGKNRSKFVNTLKDNVKFKLKKFPNIKIDATHDRMYIQLNGEDHEAIADRLQDVFGIHKFNLAMKVPSELEEIKKGALAAFLQVKGDVKTFKITVHRSYKHFPMQTMELLPEIGGYILENTEDITVDVHNPDVNVRVEIRSGYSYIMCDERMGAGGLPVGVGGKVMVLLSGGIDSPVAAFLTMKRGVSVEAVHFHSPPFTSERAKQKVIDLAQELTKYCKRLTLHLVPFTEVQKTINKEIPSSYSMTVMRRMMMRITERIAEERNALAITTGESLGQVASQTLDSMHTINEVTNYPVIRPLITMDKLEIIKIANEIGTYDISIRPYEDCCTVFTPASPSTKPKREKANRFESKYDFAPLIESAVANAEKIVLQTVEVAEEEQFENLF from the coding sequence ATGATGAAATATGAATATATTTTAGTTCGTTACGGTGAAATGACGACAAAAGGAAAAAACCGTTCTAAGTTTGTAAACACGTTAAAAGATAACGTTAAATTTAAATTAAAGAAATTCCCAAATATTAAAATCGATGCGACACATGACCGTATGTACATCCAGTTAAATGGGGAAGATCATGAAGCGATTGCAGATAGACTGCAAGATGTATTTGGTATTCACAAGTTTAACTTAGCAATGAAAGTACCATCAGAATTAGAAGAAATTAAAAAAGGTGCGCTTGCGGCTTTCTTACAAGTAAAAGGCGATGTAAAAACATTTAAAATTACAGTGCACCGTTCTTATAAACATTTCCCGATGCAAACGATGGAGTTACTTCCGGAGATTGGTGGCTATATTTTAGAAAATACAGAAGACATCACAGTGGATGTTCATAACCCAGATGTGAATGTTCGTGTAGAAATTCGTAGTGGTTATAGCTATATTATGTGTGATGAGCGTATGGGGGCTGGTGGATTACCAGTTGGTGTTGGCGGAAAAGTAATGGTACTTCTTTCTGGCGGAATCGATAGCCCAGTAGCTGCCTTCTTAACAATGAAGCGTGGCGTATCAGTGGAGGCAGTGCATTTCCATAGTCCACCATTCACAAGTGAGCGTGCGAAGCAAAAAGTAATTGATTTAGCACAAGAGTTAACGAAATACTGCAAACGTTTGACGCTTCACCTTGTTCCGTTTACGGAAGTGCAAAAAACAATTAATAAAGAAATTCCATCTAGTTATTCTATGACAGTAATGCGCCGTATGATGATGCGTATTACGGAGCGCATTGCAGAAGAGCGTAATGCACTTGCAATCACAACTGGTGAAAGTCTTGGCCAAGTAGCAAGCCAAACGTTAGATAGTATGCATACAATTAATGAAGTGACAAACTATCCAGTCATTCGTCCGCTTATTACGATGGACAAACTAGAAATTATTAAAATTGCAAATGAAATTGGAACATATGATATTTCAATTCGTCCGTATGAAGATTGCTGTACAGTATTCACACCAGCAAGCCCATCTACAAAACCGAAGCGTGAAAAAGCAAATCGCTTTGAATCAAAATATGACTTTGCACCACTTATTGAATCAGCTGTTGCGAATGCAGAGAAAATCGTACTACAAACAGTAGAAGTGGCTGAAGAGGAGCAATTTGAAAATCTTTTCTAA
- a CDS encoding cysteine desulfurase family protein produces MIYFDNSATTKPYPEVLQSYVTVAGKYFGNPSSIHSLGGEAEHLLTQSRTIAAQLLHVKPSEIIFTSGGTEGNNLAIKGIAMKNRSRGKHIITTNIEHASVFEAYKQLEGLGFDVTYLPVNEHGVVSVENVKRALREDTILVSMIHVNNETGAIQPISEVGKLLENYPKVRFHVDHVQGIGKVPLDLCASHIDLCSISGHKFHSVKGTGLLYVRDGVRLDPILSGGQQELRYRSGTENLPGIVAMVKALRMTMEHMKEKRDHLQKLQAELVRFFEGMEDVTINTSLQYAAPHILNVSFVGLKPEVVVHALEEREVYVSTKSACSSKANEVSRVLVSMGVPHVAAASAIRISLASENTMEEVTQFEGIIKETLPKLYEVMR; encoded by the coding sequence ATGATCTATTTTGATAATAGTGCGACGACGAAACCATATCCAGAAGTCCTTCAATCTTACGTAACGGTTGCAGGAAAATATTTTGGAAACCCTTCTTCTATTCATTCGCTCGGGGGAGAAGCAGAGCATTTATTAACACAATCAAGAACGATTGCAGCGCAGCTCCTTCATGTTAAGCCTTCTGAGATTATTTTCACATCGGGTGGAACGGAAGGGAATAACCTTGCAATTAAAGGAATAGCGATGAAGAATCGTTCTCGCGGCAAGCATATTATTACAACAAATATTGAACACGCGTCTGTGTTTGAAGCATATAAACAATTAGAAGGGCTCGGCTTTGATGTGACTTATTTACCTGTAAACGAACATGGTGTTGTATCCGTAGAAAATGTAAAACGAGCGCTTCGTGAAGATACAATCCTTGTTTCCATGATCCATGTGAATAATGAAACAGGAGCGATCCAACCTATTTCTGAAGTGGGGAAATTACTAGAGAACTATCCAAAAGTAAGGTTTCATGTGGACCATGTACAAGGGATCGGAAAAGTACCACTTGATCTATGTGCTTCTCATATTGATCTTTGTTCGATATCTGGACATAAATTTCATAGCGTAAAAGGAACAGGACTTTTATATGTACGTGATGGTGTAAGATTAGATCCGATTTTATCAGGTGGTCAGCAGGAGCTTCGTTATCGTTCTGGTACAGAGAATTTACCTGGTATTGTTGCGATGGTTAAGGCACTACGTATGACAATGGAACATATGAAAGAGAAGCGTGACCACTTGCAAAAATTACAAGCAGAACTTGTACGTTTCTTCGAAGGAATGGAAGACGTAACGATTAATACGTCGCTTCAATATGCAGCACCGCATATTTTAAATGTGTCATTCGTTGGTTTAAAACCAGAAGTAGTGGTTCATGCTCTAGAAGAACGTGAGGTATATGTATCAACAAAATCAGCTTGTTCTTCCAAAGCAAATGAAGTAAGTCGTGTGTTAGTATCAATGGGTGTGCCGCATGTTGCCGCAGCAAGTGCGATTCGCATTAGTTTAGCATCTGAAAACACAATGGAAGAAGTAACACAATTTGAAGGAATTATAAAAGAAACATTGCCAAAATTATACGAAGTGATGAGGTAA